In one window of Tachypleus tridentatus isolate NWPU-2018 chromosome 2, ASM421037v1, whole genome shotgun sequence DNA:
- the LOC143245262 gene encoding protein obstructor-E-like, protein MGYEGLLSSVILQVMAFASCQFQCPSPSGFYPDTVYCDKYYECRGGKPIERFCEDGYVFRIISPLYSRCDYPFNVDCRNREERRPAQPSPYCPRRFGLFRDPNPGNCSYFWQCVNGRATSHRCQDGLAFHPRKGNCHWPHAVPGCEQTLEVHQGFKCPQKTPTVLQAFGLAPRYPHPNDCNKFLICLYGRIPRMMACPRGKVYNTVNMQCDKPENVPECIFYYKERSTGSKQQNAIR, encoded by the exons cttCTTGTCAGTTCCAGTGTCCCTCACCTTCCGGGTTCTATCCGGATACTGTCTACTGTGATAAATACTACGAGTGTAGAGGTGGGAAACCAATTGAGAGATTTTGTGAAGATGGCTACGTGTTCCGTATAATCAGTCCTCTATATTCACGTTGTGATTATCCATTCAACGTCGACTGTAGAAACCGAGAAGAACGAC GACCAGCCCAACCTTCACCTTACTGTCCACGAAGATTTGGATTGTTTCGAGACCCTAACCCTGGCAACTGTAGCTACTTCTGGCAGTGTGTGAACGGCAGAGCTACTAGTCACCGATGTCAGGACGGGTTAGCCTTTCATCCTCGGAAAGGAAATTGTCACTGGCCTCATGCCGTCCCAGGATGTGAGCAGACACTGGAAG TTCATCAGGGGTTTAAGTGTCCTCAGAAAACTCCTACAGTTTTACAAGCGTTTGGTTTAGCCCCTCGGTACCCTCATCCAAACGACtgtaacaagtttttaatttgcTTATATGGACGGATCCCAAGAATGATGGCGTGTCCTCGAGGGAAAGTTTACAATACTGTGAACATGCAATGTGATAAACCGGAGAATGTTCCAGAATG TATATTCTATTACAAAGAAAGGTCAACGGGCAGCAAACAACAAAATGCTATTCGCTGA